The window tatacgtGTGACACTCTGTTTTGCGAAATTGtttaaagaattgatttgaccacttatgtcaccaaagtgcacttatcttttcggtcaaaagTCCTAAGATAACTCCAGAATTAAgagtgcttatgctggagtagtctcaaaATGGGTGACatttcgggaagtgattgtcggaattgtgcgagtgaggacaaaacacaaggaaaatcatgtggtgatttgtagggatgataAACAAGTCTTTGAAgcctctcggacgtagcaaaccgactgtCGGATATAGATGGGTTTATGGGCCTAATGAGAGGATGtaaggcccattaaggaaggtggccCATTGACTGGGATTGAACATGCGGTCACTAAGAGGTGGTGgttggggcgttacaagtggtatcagaaccgaacccaaacgagtgtggagtcgagtgggctcacaccgtcgggggtgacagtcttggtgcgcaacgaggacgttgcgatcatTTAGTGGAgatgaattgtgacaccccggtttgcggagaagtttaaaagaattgatttgatcaCCTATGTCACAAAAGTGCACTTATATTTTCGGTCAAGTGTCATTAGAGAACTttagagttaagcgtgcttgtgCTAGAGTAGTCTCagaatgggtgaccttccggaaagtgattgtcggaactgcgcgagtgagaacaaaacacaaggaaaaatCATGTGGTTATTTGTAGGGATGATAGACTTGTTGAAGCATCTCGGACGTAACAAACCGACTGTCGGATATAGATGGGTTTACGGGCCTAATGAGAGGACAtaaggcccattaaggaaggtgggcccatggactgggattgaaCATGCGGCTCACTAAGAGGTGGTGgttggggcgttacaagtgATATCAGAACCGAACCCACNGATTGATTAATTCCGGTGAAGACCGGTGTTGACTCcggtgttgaccaaaaaaaatttctaaaattaaaaattaaaaataaggaaTTATTACNGGACGTTGCGATCATTTAGTGgaggtgaattgtgacaccccggtttgcggagaagtttaaaagaattgatttgatcaCCTATGTCACAAAAGTGCACTTATATTTTCGGTCAAGTGTCATTAGAGAACTTCAGAGTTAGGCGTGCTTCTGCTNaatttaacatattgtaattgtgtaaaaaagggtaaaaatgaaaatattcatatgttaaaagtaaatattgttNaagtgattgtcggaactgcgcgagtgagaacaaaacacaaggaaaaatcatgtggtgatttgtagggatgataAACAAGTCTTTGAAgcctctcggacgtagcaaaccgactgtCGGATATAGATGGGTTTACGGGCCTAATGAGAGGACGTAaagcccattaaggaaggtaggtccatggactgggattgaaCATGCGGCTCACTAAGAGGTGGTGgttggggcgttacaagtggtatcagaaccgaacccaaacgagtgtggagtcgagtgggctcacaccgtcgggggtgacaGTCTTGgggcgcaacgaggacgttgcgttCTGTTAGTGgaggtgaattgtgacaccccggtttgcggagaagtttaaaagaattgatttgatcaCCTATGTCACaaaaatgcacttatcttttcggtcaagtgTCCTTAAAGAACttcagagttaagcgtgcttctGCCGGAGTAGTCTCagaatgggtgaccttccggaaagtgattgtcggaactgcgcgagtgagaacaaaacacagagaaagatcatgtggtgatttgtagggatggtaaacaagtctttGAAGCCTttcggacgtagcaaaccgaccgtcggatatggatgggttCACGGGCCTAGTCagaggacgtgagacccattaaaaAAGGTGGGCTCATGGATTGGGATTGGACATGCAACTCACTAAGAGATAGCGGTCGGGGATTTACAATAGGAACGTACAACATTCGAAAAAAGATCGAAAAACGAGAGAAAAAACCGTTAGAGAAATAATAGAGAATTGGCAGCTGACTCGTCGATTCGGTAAATTGGACTAACCACTCGAGGTCGTCTAATTTTGTAGAGCTCGGCTCTCGTCACTTTGGCTCGTCGAATTCATTTTGTAGTTTGATCTTTGACAAACCTTGACTTATATTAATAAAGAGAACCTTCGATTCTTTTCCCTCGTAAACAACTCTTTAACAATTGACTAAAAAAGAGTTACTTTTCCAATCTTTGATATAGCAATAAAAAGGgtcatatttataaatgtttatgctacatattaattttggtttaatgaaTCTAAACAGACCAAATAACAACATACTGTgttcaatctatatatacatttttgaagaacattttgggttctatccttttatttatacttatNTGAAAAATATACGATATTTCTATAGAAAAATCGTTGGTTTTTATCgtatattaaaatgttatatgaCTCAGATTACAAGAAGCTATAGGAACCCTCTAACATAATGTAGTTGTTTAAGTAAGCAGATACATTTTGCTAAAACTTTATGCTACAAGTTTTAATAATCACTAgccaaaattttaaacatatatttttctgcgtttttctattttagattaATGGTATGTGTTGAAACATTTACTCAAACCATTTAcctaagaaaataaacataatattcatgacaaaattttgttgttatttttgaaagttaaaaCTATTGATGTTGGGAGTTGGTTTTCATCCCAAAAATAGGTCCTGCCAATGAATATCTGCAAAACCCAAATAAATTGATTGGGTTCTCAGAATGTGAATGAGGGTATTTTGGTCATTTCGATGGACAAACcgacataatattttatatatacgtGTGACACTCTGTTTTGCGAAATTGtttaaagaattgatttgaccacttatgtcaccaaagtgcacttatcttttcggtcaaaagTCCTAAGATAACTCCAGAATTAAgagtgcttatgctggagtagtctcaaaATGGGTGACatttcgggaagtgattgtcggaattgtgcgagtgaggacaaaacacaaggaaaatcatgtggtgatttgtagggatgataAACAAGTCTTTGAAgcctctcggacgtagcaaaccgactgtCGGATATAGATGGGTTTATGGGCCTAATGAGAGGATGtaaggcccattaaggaaggtggccCATTGACTGGGATTGAACATGCGCTCACTAAGAGGTGGTGgttggggcgttacaagtggtatcagaaccgaacccaaacgagtgtggagtcgagtgggctcacaccgtcgggggtgacaGTCTTGgggcgcaacgaggacgttgcgttCTGTTAGTGgaggtgaattgtgacaccccggtttgcggagaagtttaaaagaattgatttgatcaCCTATGTCACaaaaatgcacttatcttttcggtcaagtgTCCTTAAAGAACttcagagttaagcgtgcttctGCCGGAGTAGTCTCagaatgggtgaccttccggaaagtgattgtcggaactgcgcgagtgagaacaaaacacagagaaagatcatgtggtgatttgtagggatggtaaacaagtctttGAAGCCTttcggacgtagcaaaccgaccgtcggatatggatgggttCACGGGCCTAGTCagaggacgtgagacccattaaaaAAGGTGGGCTCATGGATTGGGATTGGACATGCAACTCACTAAGAGATAGCGGTCGGGGATTTACAATAGGAACGTACAACATTCGAAAAAAGATCGAAAAACGAGAGAAAAAACCGTTAGAGAAATAATAGAGAATTGGCAGCTGACTCGTCGATTCGGTAAATTGGACTAACCACTCGAGGTCGTCTAATTTTGTAGAGCTCGGCTCTCGTCACTTTGGCTCGTCGAATTCATTTTGTAGTTTGATCTTTGACAAACCTTGACTTATATTAATAAAGAGAACCTTCGATTCTTTTCCCTCGTAAACAACTCTTTAACAATTGACTAAAAAAGAGTTACTTTTCCAATCTTTGATATAGCAATAAAAAGGgtcatatttataaatgtttatgctacatattaattttggtttaatgaaTCTAAACAGACCAAATAACAACATACTGTgttcaatctatatatacatttttgaagaacattttgggttctatccttttatttatacttatttacaaagttagtccctaattttttttccaaaaatagaattacttcagattttatttcctaaatattttacatttcattccaaaaaaaaaattacagcaaaatcaatataaaaatagaaactatgatatatttaaccacatcttctattgtgttttgaagatattccatctttgaatcatttgcaaacaaaagaaacaacaatttgattctcattttgttttctaatacatgtgagctttgattcttaacgtaagaaaaacttcgattcatatttatttaaatattataatgaatatatataaacttaataatatacgtaagaagaacttcgattcatatttatttaaatattataattaatatatataaacttaataatatttttaaaatattacgaatatgtaaaatgaaaaaagtttaaaatactatataatatggttatatagtagatgattAATAAAGTGGatatgttggaattaataaaatattattaaatttgtgctaacacaggttaaatcctcattttattattttcaacactattaatcttaaaatatttgacatataaaatcaaattgagttaactaaaattgtgtaaaataattaaatcatttggAAAAATAAGACTTAATTATAGCGTATAAATgatatttagatcccttattgttttgtttaataattaaaaatcaaaatataatctcaaacacaaaacaaaacaaactaaatataacatacaaatagtcataaaatatattaaagattaaaaaatcaatataaacatttgccggaaaatttaattattcttttatttacaaaatatataatatttaataaacaaatataatataaaatagaattaataataaaaattatatgcacgtggattaaaatctagttaaagTGTAAAATCTCAAACAtaataaatgaattaaaaaaaaaaaaaaaagtagcagaGTCCGTCATTGATAAGATGGTTCCAAGTCTTCCAAGTTCCCAACTACCCGCCGATATGAAAGTTCATCTACCAAAGACTCTATATGAACTAGAAGGTTTTGCAACTgcatctaaataaataaaaaaaagaacaatttcTAGAGGAGAGTTTGTAAACTTGTCGattaatttcccttttttttattttataatcgtgtgtatgtatttttttatttaggtgAAATAATAACAGCTTTGCTTGAGGGTTTCAGAATCTGATCGAAGAAATCAATCTCTCTTCTGTAGTCTCTTCTTCCGTTCTCCTTCGATCTCTCTTTCGATAATTTACTGCAATCACTGAAGGAAAATGGCTGCCGTAGGTGTAGATACGAGGCGTCCTGAGTTAGCCATGGAAGAAACCTGCAACGTCAAGGGAGCCGCTGCAAAACAAGGTGAAGGGCTTAAGCAGTACTATCTTCAGCACATCCATGAGCTTCAGCGCCAGCTCCGTCAGAAGACTAACAATCTCAATCGCCTTGAAGCTCAGAGGAATGAGCTTAATTCTCGAGGtttacttctttcttccttccttccttccttcttttaACCCTAATTCCCCTGAGATTTCGGGTGCTTTCAAATTTCTAAATTGTTTAGGGTTTCCGATCTGGAAGTGGTTGGGTGATGTAGTTGTGTCTTTTAAAGCCTTGATTTTTAGTTGTGTATTCAGAATTCTTAAATCTGTTTGATCCTTTAGCAAAGTATGTGGCTATCAACTGCCAAAAGAGTTGTTTCACGCGAATGTTTCTGTGGAGCattggcctttttttttttccaggaaaTCTTAGTTCTTTCTTCACTCTCTTAACTGAGCATTGACTCGTTGGTTTCGTACTAGTCTTTATAGTTTGTAGTTTAGTTCTAAATCTCAAACTTCTTTTAACACGATTATTCTTTCTAAACTGAACAGTACGAATGCTCAGAGAAGAGTTGCAGCTGCTTCAAGAACCTGGGTCCTATGTGGGCGAAGTAGTTAAAGTGATGGGAAAAAACAAGGTCTTGGTTAAGGTATAAACTTTTGTTATATAGTATTGTGTCTATGACTAAATTAGCTTCATGATGTTTCTATTCTTGTGAACAGTAATTCGTGAACTCCCATTTTCCAGGTTCATCCAGAGGGGAAGTATGTTGTTGATATTGACAAAAGTATAGACATAACGAAAATCACCCCATCAACCAGAGTTGCTCTCCGTAATGATAGCTATGTTCTCCACCTAGTCCTGCCAAGTAAAGTAGATCCTCTGGTTAACCTTATGAAAGTTGAGAAGGTTCCAGACTCCACTTATGACATGATTGGTGGTCTTGACCAGCAAATTAAGGAAATTAAGGAGGTaactgaaagaaaaaacgaaactAGTAGTCACTGGTTTGTTTATAAGCGTGTCTGTTGCTTCatggttttaagtttttatataatatctatatTGTTTTATCAGGTCATTGAGCTGCCAATCAAGCATCCTGAATTGTTTGAGTCTCTTGGAATTGCGCAGCCAAAGGTACACATGATTTTCAAAGCTTATTCTCTATATTGTGACGATGTTTTATGGGGATTAGTAAAATATGATTGCATACCTCTATCTCTAGGGTGTGTTGTTATATGGTCCACCTGGAACTGGAAAGACACTTTTGGCTCGGGCTGTTGCACATCACACTGACTGTACGTTCATCAGAGTTTCTGGTTCTGAGCTGGTCCAGAAATACATTGGAGAAGGTTCTAGAATGGTCAGAGAACTCTTTGTAATGGCAAGGTTTGTATATGCTAGTCCCTAGTTGAAATTTCCAGCATGGCAATAGTGGTTGGTAGGACAAAATATAACTGTTGATTAGATACATCGCCTAACATGTCCACAATTAGTAGCTGAAATGGACATGTGATGTTATATAAAACAGGGAAAGTGTTCTTTGTTGCTACTATTAATATGGTTCTGTCGTGTAGACGATCTCAGTGATGAATATCTTCATATAAAGTGTTCTTTGTCATTGTGCCCAGCATTTAGGCTGCAGTAATCTCCTGTGAGGAGTAAACTACAAATAGATGAGATTATTGTGTTGAACATACTTGTTCCAGTTGGCTTACATTCCTACTTCCGCTGGTTTATGGTTTTCAGGGAGCATGCACCATCAATCATCTTCATGGATGAAATTGATAGTATTGGGTCTGCTCGTATGGAATCTGGAAGTGGAAATGGTGACAGTGAAGTGCAAAGAACTATGCTTGAGCTTCTCAATCAACTTGACGGATTCGAAGcgtcaaacaaaatcaaggtacGTGTTAAGTTTTAAAGGGGAAAAACATGAATCTGAAGGATAGGTCTGTCTTATAGTAGTCTGAATTTTGCAGACAAACTTATTGATCCTCTAAATTTACTGTTGCAGGTTTTGATGGCGACAAATCGTATTGATATTCTGGACCAAGCTCTTCTCAGGCCTGGAAGGATTGATAGGAAAATTGAATTCCCTAATCCTAATGGAGAGGTAATGCATGTGCTTCATAGAAAATGATATCAGAAGTAACCTTGCTGTGTTGTTTTTGGTGGAAAGTATGCAGAATCCTGCATAGGCACcttatttagattttagataCCTGAAAGATACTTcctaaagatgatgaagatgtagaGAAACTATCATTTACGGCATACAATACTTCTCTATATCCTCATGTTCATTTACCCGAATTGAGGCATGATGGCTTGAAAGATGATAGACTTTTTATCACTTGCTGCCTACAGAACGCTTGTTTGGGAATGATGTAATTTGAAAGGATCTTGGTGGTAGTCCTACCGATATAGTTTTTACATATTCTGGGATAGTATGCTTGACGAACATGTTTGgctaatatatgtttataatatGTGTTGCAGTCACGTTTTGATATCTTGAAGATACACTCGAGAAAAATGAATTTGATGCGTGGAATCGATCTGAAAAAGATTGCAGAGAAGATGAATGGAGCTTCAGGTGCTGAGCTGAAGGTAAAGTGTTTATactcctctgcttctctcttgCATCTCTATACAATTTGCAtctctgttttatgttttttggttattatgatCAGGCTGTGTGCACAGAGGCGGGCATGTTTGCGCTGCGGGAGAGGAGAGTTCACGTGACACAGGAAGACTTTGAGATGGCTGTAGCGAAGGTGATGAAGAAAGACACAGAGAAGAACATGTCTCTGCGTAAGCTCTGGAAGTAGGAATCTCTTTGTTGTGTGTAGTCAAAAAGTCAAGGGAAAGCCACAGTTTCATTTCAGACTagtgaaattagggttttcttttacTTGACAGTCTGTTGTTGGTTCTGTAACTTTTTTTCGATAACTCGTTAAACGTTTCTGTGACTTTTTTTCGATAACATCGTTAAACGTTTGAAAACAAAGCTTCTACTATCTAAACACTAGTTTATATCTCCATGGTCTTTTAAGCATAAACATTCACATtttagagtgttttttttttaactccaaaTCAGTGAGAAGAGCCTATAAAAGTTGATATACTCCTCCTGCCTGATATGATGAAAGGCTTGCGCAACACATACTAGTCAAGTGAAAAATACAAACAACTTGCTGTTCCTGGttaattcggttcggtttagttcggttaCGCATAACagtattcggttcggttaatcAGATTTAATAGCCGGTTAAGGTTGGTTCGTTTCAATTGTGGTATTTTGCCGAccccaattttttcttttcttacccagaaagaaatatatttaattgaaagagagaaaaaaaaaagatgtcttGTTGGATAATTcaagtttcttttttctatatagTAATGATCTCGTCCCCTACCCTCTGTGATCTATCTTTTTGAATCTGATAAGCATAtactcgagagagagagagctgttCGATAATTTGCTACAATCACCGAGGGAATGGCCACCGTAGGAGTGGAGGCGAGGCGTCCTGAGTTGGCGAGGCGTCCTGAGTTGGCGATGGAGGAAACCTGCAACGTTAAGGGAGCGGCGGCGTCGAAACAAGGCGAAGGGCTTAAGCAATACTATTTTCAGCACATCCATGAGAACCAGCGTCAGCTCCGACATAAGACGAACAACCTTAATCGCCTCGAAGCTCAGAGGAATGAACTCAATTCTAGAggtctcttcttccttctttaatcctaatttcttatgttttttttttaaggaatttCGTATGGGTTTCTTTGTTAAATTGTTTGATTGGGTTTCGGATTACgtattactaaaattatttggtGATCCTTTGGATTGAGGGTTTCCGATCTGGAAGTGATTAGATCTGAAACTTCATGGCTGTTAGTATTGTTACATTGGTGGTTCGGCTATGgcctttttttttgaaatcctagTTCTTATAGAACTACTTTAGTGTTCATATTGTCTTCATGATTGAAGCTTTTCTTATTCGTCTTTATAGTATGTAGTTAATTCTAACTTTCATTCCTCGTTGTCGTTTTAAACTGAACAGTAAGAATGCTGAGAGAAGAGTTGCAACTGCTTCAAGAACCTGGGTCCTATGTGGGTGAAGTGGTAAAAGTGATGGGAAAAAATAAGGTCTTGGTTAAGGTATGAATCTGTATATTCTATTATTTAGGcttaatttgaatttgaattgtttGCAATCATATGAACATAGCTATAATAATACTTAAAACTCCCATGTTTCAGGTTCATCCAGAGGGTAAGTATGTTGTCGATGTTGACAAAAGTATAGACATAACGAAACTCATTCCATCAACGAGAGTTGCTCTCCGTAATGATAGCTATGTTCTCCACCTGGTTCTGCCAAGTAAAGTAGATCCGCTGGTTAACCTTATGAAAGTTGAGAAGGTTCCAGACTCCACATATGACATGATTGGTGGTCTTGACCAGCAAATCAAGGAAATAAAGGAGGTATGCCTAGTGaaagaaaatttgaagaaaaaaagagtcaatGATTTATTGGCTATCCCCTATCTTATTTTCtgcttttaagttttatataatatctatatCTTTACTGGTTTATCAGGTCATTGAGCTCCCAATCAAACATCCTGAACTGTTTGAGTCTCTTGGAATTGCGCAGCCAAAGGTACACATGAATTTCAAACCGTCTTCTCTTTATTTTGATGATGCTAAGTGGATTAGAAAAAAACTCTAAAGGACACTCTTACACAGCCGCCTCTAATGATTgcatttctctctctttctaggGTGTCTTGTTATACGGTCCACCTGGAACTGGGAAGACACTATTGGCTCGGGCTGTGGCACATCACACAGACTGTACTTTCATCAGAGTTTCTGGTTCTGAGCTGGTTCAGAAATACATTGGAGAAGGTTCTAGAATGGTCAGAGAACTTTTTGTGATGGCAAGGTTTGTATATGTTTGTCCCTATTTGATGTTTCAAGTATGGTAATTGTGGTTGGTTGGAAAAAAACAGTTGACAAGAAAATCTTTTACATGTCCGTGCTTAGTAGCTGTAGTGGACATGTGCTGTTAAATAAATTGAGTAAAGTGTTTTCTGTTCCTACTATGGATATGGTAACAACATGTAGACGATCTCAAGGATGATTATCTTTATAGGTTTTCTCTCAGGATGCCTAGCATTTATGCCACTGTACAAGTCTTTGTAATGAGAAAAGTACACATAGATGAGATGATTGTGTTGAAAAATACTTTTTCTAGCTGGCTTACCTTCCTAGTACCGCTGGCTTATATTTTTCAGGGAGCATGCACCATCAATCATCTTCATGGATGAAATCGATAGTATCGGGTCTGCTCGTATGGAATCTGGAAGTGGAAATGGTGACAGTGAGGTTCAAAGGACTATGCTTGAGCTTCTCAATCAACTTGACGGATTCGAAGcgtcaaacaaaatcaaggtacGCGTTAGGTTGTGAAGGAACAAATTGTCAGGAAGCTGAAAAGGACGAGTGCGTGGTATCGTAGTATGACTTTTTCAGACAAACTTGTTTATTCTCTTAATTGACTGTTGCAGGTTTTGATGGCGACAAATCGTATTGATATTCTGGATCAAGCTCTTCTCAGGCCTGGAAGGATTGATAGGAAAATCGAATTCCCTAATCCTAATGGAGAGGTAATGCTTGTGTTTCTTAGGAAATGATACTAGAAGTAACTTTGCTCTGTTGTTTTCGTGAAAAGAATGTGAAATTCTTCTGAAGAGGCACCTtcttattatatagtatttcaaCTAGCATTTACTATAGTATAAAATACTTTTCTTTATCTCCATACTTATTTTACCCAAAATGAGGCAGGACGGTTTGGCTAATGTATGTTTATAAAATGTGTTGCAGTCACGTTTTGATATCTTGAAGATACACTCGAGGAAAATGAATTTGATGCGTG is drawn from Camelina sativa cultivar DH55 chromosome 8, Cs, whole genome shotgun sequence and contains these coding sequences:
- the LOC104706336 gene encoding 26S protease regulatory subunit 8 homolog A; translated protein: MAAVGVDTRRPELAMEETCNVKGAAAKQGEGLKQYYLQHIHELQRQLRQKTNNLNRLEAQRNELNSRVRMLREELQLLQEPGSYVGEVVKVMGKNKVLVKVHPEGKYVVDIDKSIDITKITPSTRVALRNDSYVLHLVLPSKVDPLVNLMKVEKVPDSTYDMIGGLDQQIKEIKEVIELPIKHPELFESLGIAQPKGVLLYGPPGTGKTLLARAVAHHTDCTFIRVSGSELVQKYIGEGSRMVRELFVMAREHAPSIIFMDEIDSIGSARMESGSGNGDSEVQRTMLELLNQLDGFEASNKIKVLMATNRIDILDQALLRPGRIDRKIEFPNPNGESRFDILKIHSRKMNLMRGIDLKKIAEKMNGASGAELKAVCTEAGMFALRERRVHVTQEDFEMAVAKVMKKDTEKNMSLRKLWK
- the LOC104706337 gene encoding 26S protease regulatory subunit 8 homolog A-like, producing the protein MATVGVEARRPELARRPELAMEETCNVKGAAASKQGEGLKQYYFQHIHENQRQLRHKTNNLNRLEAQRNELNSRVRMLREELQLLQEPGSYVGEVVKVMGKNKVLVKVHPEGKYVVDVDKSIDITKLIPSTRVALRNDSYVLHLVLPSKVDPLVNLMKVEKVPDSTYDMIGGLDQQIKEIKEVIELPIKHPELFESLGIAQPKGVLLYGPPGTGKTLLARAVAHHTDCTFIRVSGSELVQKYIGEGSRMVRELFVMAREHAPSIIFMDEIDSIGSARMESGSGNGDSEVQRTMLELLNQLDGFEASNKIKVLMATNRIDILDQALLRPGRIDRKIEFPNPNGESRFDILKIHSRKMNLMRGIDLKKIAEKMNGASGAELKAVCTEAGMFALRERRVHVTQEDFEMAVAKVMKKDTEKNMSLRKLWK